Below is a genomic region from Magnetococcales bacterium.
CCGGAACCCTGGCCGAGACTTCGACATTTTTTGGATTCAGAAGGCGCACGATCGGGCTTCCCGGGGCGATCCATCCCCCGACATGGCCGAATCGTTCGACGACGATGCCCGCGAACGGGGCAGTCAGTCGGGTTCGGTCGAGACGGGCCCGTGCCTCATCGACCATCCCTTTTTGTTGGGCGATTCGTCCCTTCAGGACTTCGACCTCGGCCTCGGCGGTATCCAGCCGTTCACGGCTCGCCTGTTGTCCCGACAGCAGGGTGCGAACCCGTTCCAACTGCACCCGGGCCAGGTGCATCTGGCCGTGCAATACCGCAAGACCCGCCTCTTCCTGGGACAGTTTCAGGCGATGGGACCAATCGTCGATTTGTGCCAGAACGTCTCCCTTGACGACGGCATCCCCGACCTCGACCTCCAGCCGGGCGATGATTCCCGGAACTTCCGTCGAAAGAGCGACATCATCGAGGCCGATCACCCGCGCCTGGGCCTCTTCGACGGGATGGGAAAGAAGCTCGGATATGGGGGTGATCGAAACCTTGACGGCCTTGACGGTCTCGTCGGCCAGGGCCAACGAATTGGCGCCCAGAAAAACACAAAAAAGAAGGACGAGACCGGGTTGCCACCGTTTCGCGGAATACCCGACCGCAGTGGACGACAGGCCGGAATGTTTGTTGCCACGGGTCGCTGGAGAAGCGGGAAAATTAAAAATATCCAAAACTTGATCCCAGGGCGTTCCTGTTTTTCCCGACGTGTCCATGGGGTCCTTTTCCATTGCGATCGTGGCGCCGAAGCGGATGTTCCGTGCGGAATGCATTTTTGGCACGCCCATTGAAATATACCTGGTCATCCGGCAAGCGGAGGATCGGAAGATCGGATATCGGTTCCCTCGGATGGTACACGAGGTGGTCGAACCCCTCCCGGACGGGATCTGGACCCATGACACAACTGAATCGACAAGTGGAGCGAGGCATGGACAATGTGATGTTTCTGGCGATTGGATTGGTTCTTTATTTTGCAATCTTGACATGGCTTTTGTTCCGGGCTGCCAGACCAGGGAATTGATCGTGGAAGCAATCAGGGAATCGGTATCCATGAATCCTTGGCTCCAAGAATGGTTATGGTCCAGGGAGAGTGATTTCCCTGGTGGTAAGGTCCGGGGGAAAAGATCCTGTGAAACATGCACGCGAACCTTGAAATCAAGGCCCTGGGGGCGCCCCACCCCGAGGGCCATCCTTCAGCTTACTCCTTCTTCATCGTCAGCGCTCATCAGTGCGATTCAAGAGTGCTGAACGACGATGTTCCGTCCGCGCCATGGTGAAGGTTTTTGCCAGATTGGAGGATGGGGACCAGCTGTTCTGCAAGCCATTGGGCAAAAATCCGGCTTCCTTCGGGTAAAAAATGGATGTGGTCGTCGAACAGGGTGTCATTTCCGTGGAATTGTTCTGTCCTCAGAAATACGGCTCCCGTTTTTCGCGCAACTTCCTCCAGGATGGCGTCTGCCTTTTCAAATCCCTGGACCATTCCCGAATGTCCAAGCTGGGAAAAATGAAAGCCGATCTTCTTTTTTTGCTCCTCGGTATTGTTCCGGGTCACCAATCTCGCCTGCTGAATAATGATCGGAACAGCTTGAATGGCCTTGGCCAATTCAGCAAAGAGGGTGTAGGTCAACCGGTATTGCTCCAGAGGCATGGGCATGATGTCGTTTTTTTCACGTTCTTCTGGTGCGATGACTTTCCCTTCACTCCCTATGCCATACCACCACAGCACAAATCGGTCGCGAAGTTGGAAAAATACCTGGGAATTTTCGCATAATACTTTGTCCACAAAGTTGAAATACTGATAACGTGGATTTACGTTGGCGACATACGGGTTGGCCTGGTCGGATAGCATTTCGTTGGATGAGAATAGTTTCAAATCATTCCAGGCATTGACCAGGATGGCGATGTCAGGCTGGAAAAAGTGTCCTTCCGAGTAAAACCTTCCAAAGGAATCAAAAGACGCCGCTCCCGGGATGCCCGCGTTGATGACCTCGACCGGGAAGTTTCTGTCACGCAGGTACTTCTCGACCAGATGGGGCCAATCTTCTCCCCGAAGAGCGCCACCATCAAACACCTGAGAACCACCGTAGATAATGATGCGCTTAATTCCAGGCTTTTTCTCAATGGTGAATTCCGGACCCAAATATCCAAGTGAGTTGATCTGCCAGTGCGTTGATGAATTCTGGAACTTGGGAGCGCCTTTACGCAATCTAAGTCGTGAAAAAAGCGATGGAATAAACTCCAGTTGGGCAGAACTTTTATTTTCAAGGATTTCTGGAGTAAGATATTCAACCGTAGATCTGATATAGATTTCGCCAAGGATCCATGATAAAATAAAAGGAATAACAACAAGGGCGAGAATAAATTTAAACTGCACCCTCGGTTGGTCGCTTTTTCGTGGAAAGTGGGCATCGCGTCTTTGAACTTCGGTGGACACCGGGTTTTCTCCTTGTCACGTCGCAAGCCTGGCTATTGGCTGTTGCCCGGCGGCAGGACCTCCCGTTTTCCGGCGCTGTTGGACGGAGTCACCAAACCATCCGCCTCCATCCGCTCAACGATGCGGGCGGCGCGGTTGTAGCCAATCTTGAAATGACGCTGCACCATGCTCGTGGAAACCTTGCGTATCTTGAGTACCAGGGCCACCGCCTGATCGTAGAGGGGATCGTATTCATCCAGGGCGTCGCCGTCGGAGGAAGAACCTCCAGGGCCGAAATCTCCGCCGTCGTCGTCTTCGTCCACATGTCGCATCACCGCCATGTCGTAGCGTGACGTGCCGTGGTTTTCCTTGAGAAAACCGACCAACTTGTGAATTTCGTTGTCGGTCACCAGGGGGGCATGGATCCGTTTGAGATGGGCAGTGCCGGGGGGAAGATAGAGTCCATCGCCCATCCCCAGGAGACGTTCCGCTCCCATGACATCCAGAATGGTGCGCGAATCAATTTTCGATGACACCTGGAAGGCCAGACGGGTCGGAAAATTGGCCTTGATCAACCCGGTGATCACATCGACCGAAGGACGCTGGGTCGCGACGATCAGATGCAATCCTGCCGCCCGCGCCATCTGCGCCAGGCGGGCGATGGCGGGTTCGACCTCCTTGCCTACCTGAATCATCAGGTCCGCCAATTCATCGATGACGATGACGATCAGGGGTTTGGCGACCAGAGGAATCGGTTCGTCCTGTTCGACCGGCGCCCCCGTCTCGGGGTCGAAACCGATCTTGACCCGCCGTGTCGGTCGCTCTCCGGTTTCGCGGCACTGAATGATCCGCCGGTTGAAATTATCAAGCCCCCGGACCCCCATCTCCGACATCAGGCGATAACGATCTTCCATCTCCAGGACCGCCCATTTGAGCAGATTCGCCGCCTTGTGGACATCCGTGACCACCGGGGCCAACAGATGGGGTATCCCTTCATAGACCGACAGTTCCAGCATCTTCGGATCGACCATGATAAACCGTACCTGGTCGGGCCGGGCGCTGAACAAAATGGAGCAGATCATCGCGTTCAACGCCACCGATTTGCCCGATCCCGTCGTTCCCGCCACCAGAAGATGCGGCATCCGCGCCAGATTGGCCACCACCGGGTTGCCGGTGATGTCCGACCCCAGGGCGACCGCCAGTGGATGCCGGGTATTGACGAAGACCTCCGATTCCAGCACCTCCCGCAGATAGACCGTATTGCGCGACGGATTCGGAACCTCGATGCCGATGACATTCTTTCCCGGAATGTTGCCAACCACCCGTACCGACGGCGAGGAAATCGACCGGGCCAGATCATCCGAAACCGTGATGACCTTGGAGGCCCGCAGTCCCGGAGCCGGGTCGAATTCGAACGTCGTCACCACCGGACCCGGAAGGACGTTGGTAATCTGCCCCTTGATCTTGAAGTCGGCCAGTTTCAATTCCAGGAGACGCGCCTGCTGCGTCAGATATTCCCGATCGACCTCCGCCGCCCCCTTCGTGGGTTTTTCAAGAAGGTCGAGCGGGGGAAGCGGCGGCGCGTCTTCCATCGGCTCTTCCGCTTTTCCCTCCAGGGAATCGTCACCGGTACATCCAGAAGAATCCTCCTCGTTTCCAGGATCATCCGGATCCCCCGCGACCCCCTCCCTTCCCGGAACGAAATATCCTGGATCCTCCTCTTCGTCGAACGGCTCTTCCAGATCCCTGGGGACGAGGTTGCGTTCGTTTTCCATCCGGCGCGGCGCGGCAAACGGGGTCAGATCGGGTTGTGGACCGCGATCCGTGTCCAGGTCGTCGCGTATGGCTGAAAAAGAGGGTCCTTCTTCCCGCTCGATCGTGCCATCGGTTTCGTCACGGACCATGGCGACCGGTCGTTGCCGTGCCAACGCCGCGACAATCCATGATTCCTCTTCGTCGGGGGTGGGTTTCCTTCCATGCGCTTCGGTGATGGGCAAACCCCCGGAACAAAGAGAATCGGCAGCTAAACATTCTTCCCGGACGGTTGTTTCATCCGAAAACGCCTGGGGGGCCGATTCCTCCCCGATTGTCGCGGGGCCACTCCTGTCCAAGGCAAATACCGATGGCAAAGAGGTTTTTTCCTCATGGGAAACAAGCGCCTCGTGGAAAGAGAATTCCTGTTCGTTCCGGCGGTCACTCAGACCGCGGATGGAAAAGGCATCCGCTCCATCGTCATCGGGATCGGAATCGCCAAACGGAGGCCGTGATGGAAGCGGACGATCCTCGTCGTCATCGAGGGCCGGTTCCTGACGCATCAAAGGGACGGTGCGCGGTGACGGACGTACCGGTTCCTCGAACAGAGGAGGCCCCGATTCGTCAGGTTCCTGCTTCCGATCCTGTTTTTTCAGAAGCGCCGCAACCTTAT
It encodes:
- a CDS encoding efflux RND transporter periplasmic adaptor subunit, which translates into the protein MDTSGKTGTPWDQVLDIFNFPASPATRGNKHSGLSSTAVGYSAKRWQPGLVLLFCVFLGANSLALADETVKAVKVSITPISELLSHPVEEAQARVIGLDDVALSTEVPGIIARLEVEVGDAVVKGDVLAQIDDWSHRLKLSQEEAGLAVLHGQMHLARVQLERVRTLLSGQQASRERLDTAEAEVEVLKGRIAQQKGMVDEARARLDRTRLTAPFAGIVVERFGHVGGWIAPGSPIVRLLNPKNVEVSARVPAEALQRLKEGSDLGFVHQGQTFALALKGVIPLESATTGTREVRFTLDGERPVPGAEGRLQWRDQRPHLPSWVLVRRKGVLGLFVARDGIGVFQPLANAVEGGRTPWPFPDRSARVIVEGRDALEDGQKIHLDETTGVKP
- a CDS encoding DNA translocase FtsK 4TM domain-containing protein; this translates as MARKKNKSSQQEQKAQELRRTILREGFGVLLLGVTAYLAIALFSYNVQDPSFNNTGNGQVTNLGGVAGAYLADFLLQLFGYSAAWLPLFLGLIAVQSLRRVPWGLHWEQIATLPMLAVVTTILSVLFPPGEVTSIPAGPGGMAGMMVTRALVETLGHWGSLLLLFTLGLLSFMVLTRFSLFAILIGIGSIVTGIVRAIFSRSRPDETSEASLAATTGSMVREGAGAYELEVKANDIPPFRFRDGRLQDQPESSFRDGHGSRFESPDPIHSLPEKDDATNFIADKADDHGMMDLHDVFPRADAVRDGEKLLEQTDWDIDPAPSVVSIDRLDQDRNRSAWIDQDRPDQDRPDREPTVRGSRQEDPDSLLPPFRSEPVRQPIDDPDPSPPSFSDPGRTGEYGSGGGVSEHEDQRQSLASASGNDPRDGEAVYATPRLGPGKFLAPVASLVFDSVDKVAALLKKQDRKQEPDESGPPLFEEPVRPSPRTVPLMRQEPALDDDEDRPLPSRPPFGDSDPDDDGADAFSIRGLSDRRNEQEFSFHEALVSHEEKTSLPSVFALDRSGPATIGEESAPQAFSDETTVREECLAADSLCSGGLPITEAHGRKPTPDEEESWIVAALARQRPVAMVRDETDGTIEREEGPSFSAIRDDLDTDRGPQPDLTPFAAPRRMENERNLVPRDLEEPFDEEEDPGYFVPGREGVAGDPDDPGNEEDSSGCTGDDSLEGKAEEPMEDAPPLPPLDLLEKPTKGAAEVDREYLTQQARLLELKLADFKIKGQITNVLPGPVVTTFEFDPAPGLRASKVITVSDDLARSISSPSVRVVGNIPGKNVIGIEVPNPSRNTVYLREVLESEVFVNTRHPLAVALGSDITGNPVVANLARMPHLLVAGTTGSGKSVALNAMICSILFSARPDQVRFIMVDPKMLELSVYEGIPHLLAPVVTDVHKAANLLKWAVLEMEDRYRLMSEMGVRGLDNFNRRIIQCRETGERPTRRVKIGFDPETGAPVEQDEPIPLVAKPLIVIVIDELADLMIQVGKEVEPAIARLAQMARAAGLHLIVATQRPSVDVITGLIKANFPTRLAFQVSSKIDSRTILDVMGAERLLGMGDGLYLPPGTAHLKRIHAPLVTDNEIHKLVGFLKENHGTSRYDMAVMRHVDEDDDGGDFGPGGSSSDGDALDEYDPLYDQAVALVLKIRKVSTSMVQRHFKIGYNRAARIVERMEADGLVTPSNSAGKREVLPPGNSQ